In Drosophila subpulchrella strain 33 F10 #4 breed RU33 chromosome X, RU_Dsub_v1.1 Primary Assembly, whole genome shotgun sequence, the DNA window tgtgtACGACAACTACATTGTGTGtgccttgttttttttgttgtgtgTTGCAGCTCAACGTTTCCTATCCCGCGACGGGATGCCAAAAGCTGTTCGAGGTGGTTGACGAGCACAAGCTGCGTGTCTTCTACGAGAAGCGTATGGGCCAGGTCGTGGAGGCCGACATCCTCGGAGATGAGTGGAAGGGCTACCAGCTGCGCATCGCCGGCGGCAACGACAAGCAGGGATTCCCCATGAAGCAGGGTGTCCTGACCCACGGTGAGTTTGGCATCGGCATTTTGGGATTCGCAGTGATTGGAGGGATATGGGTTTTGTATGGGTAACCGGCATAACTAGCTGGTAACTCTTGTAGCGCCAGGTCTTTAACATACTATCAGTGTTTCCATTAAAGGATTAGTATTTATGAAACCATCCCAGTAATTGGAAAtccaaaattgtttattaacatAACCTATCTATGGGTCAATGATAAATATATCCCAGCATAAGATCTTGAGATATAGCTTTGTCTGTCGATAAGAAGGGTTCCCTAACATAACCTAGAACAAGATCTTAAGATTTATCATTATCTCGCTATAAAAAGGGTCCCCTAACATAACCTTGGTTGGCGTCTTTCAAGTTTGTGTATATTTCGTTAATGGTATGATTGATTCATCTCTGAATTTAGCTAAGAAATTCTCTATAGATAGTAGTTTAGTAACTTTATATCAGAAGGTTGTGCTTAGAAAGTGGGAAATGTATCAATTAGATATTCAACTAGAATTTTTCAAtctattataaaaaataaaaacacatttcCAAACATAACCTAGATAAGGGTATGGGGGTATAAAGAAAGACAAGGAAACTTATTTTGATAGTATAGTTGGGGTTTTTATAAACCTACCCTTTGATATCCCACCTAGTTGACTTCCAATCACTGGCCATATCCACAAAACCTCTTAAAGAAAGCCCTACTAATTTACTTATTCACCTTCCCACAGGTCGTGTGCGTCTGCTCCTGAAGAAGGGACACTCGTGCTACCGCCCACGCCGCACTGGCGAGCGCAAGCGCAAGTCCGTGCGCGGATGCATCGTGGACGCCAACATGTCCGTGCTGGCTCTGGTTGTGCTGAAGAAGGGCGAGCAGGACATCGCCGGCCTCACCGACACCTCCGTCCCACGTCGCCTGGGACCCAAGCGTGCCAGCAAGATCCGCAAGCTGTTCAACCTGAGGAAGGAGGATGATGTGCGTCGCTTTGTGGTGCGACGCCCTCTGCCCGCCAAGGACAACAAGAAGGCCACCTCCAAGGCCCCCAAGATCCAGCGCCTGATCACCCCCGTTGTGCTGCAGCGCAAGCACCGTCGCATTGCGCTGAAGAAGAAGCGCCAGACCGCCTCCAAGGAGGCTGCCGCCGACTACGCCAAGCTGTTGGTGCAGCGCAAGAAGGAGTCCAAGGCCAAGCGCGAGGAGGCCAAGCGCCGCCGTTCCGCCTCCATCCGCGAGTCCAAGAGCTCCATCTCGAGCGACAAGAAGTAAATGCCGCCGACACGGAACCCACATTCTTCGTTTAAGCAGAAACTGAACGTAGATCGGATCAAAATGATCTACGAGAGGATAAAAGAAACTTTGTAACCATTTATGTTAAATAAATGTGAAAAAATGGTATACAATGCGGTGTGTTTGTGTTAAAATTGTA includes these proteins:
- the LOC119557683 gene encoding 40S ribosomal protein S6; the encoded protein is MKLNVSYPATGCQKLFEVVDEHKLRVFYEKRMGQVVEADILGDEWKGYQLRIAGGNDKQGFPMKQGVLTHGRVRLLLKKGHSCYRPRRTGERKRKSVRGCIVDANMSVLALVVLKKGEQDIAGLTDTSVPRRLGPKRASKIRKLFNLRKEDDVRRFVVRRPLPAKDNKKATSKAPKIQRLITPVVLQRKHRRIALKKKRQTASKEAAADYAKLLVQRKKESKAKREEAKRRRSASIRESKSSISSDKK